The sequence TCTGAAAAGTATGAAAAATGAGAATAACCAAACTATTACAAATGCATGTCATTTCAGACAGTGAATGATCATctataacaaataaatacaCATAATATTCTAGCTATCATTGCGATTATCGTATGCTGTACACCGGATTCTTGGAGCTCTTGGAACAATTTTCTTAGTGTACTTACTTTTCAAGATGGCAAGGTAACAGGGAATATGTTCTATATGCCTGAATGCTTTTGCTAGAGCGACGtaatcatttttctttttgtttatgATGTTTCTGTTATCCAAAAGTTCAATTAATTCACTCAATGAATTGCTCGTGTCGCTTAAATCCATAACAGTGAGAGCTTTTCTCGACTTGAAGTAATCTCTAACCTCATTATGGTCCTCTTTgctcattttattttcgatatcaGTCCAGAATGTGGAGGTATCTGAAATTAAGGAAACGTAAACGCTTCGTACGCATTCAAAGGCGTAGTGAAAAGAAATGAAAGGAAAAATTCCATCAATTACCTTCTTTGCTTAAATCAGTCACAGACATGTTATTATCACCACTTCCTGCAGCGGGCAAATTTTCTGGCTCAGCAGACGAAATTGGTCTTCTAATCCCAGCAAATTCTGACGACGTTTTATCACTTGTTGGCTGTTGGGGAGTTTCAGTTGGTTTTCTAATCCCAGCAAATTCTGACGACGTTTTATCGCTTGTTGGCTGTTGGGGAGTTTCAGTTTTAGGTTCTGCTTGGCCATCTTCTTTCTCCTCGATATCCGATGGAGCAACGTTTGTGGTTTCAATACATCGATCGTTTGAAATCCTACTTCCATGTTGAGAGGGGATTTCACTTTTAAACTGCATAGGATTATTCACCATTCCTTCGACACATTTTGACTCCCTGGCTTCATTTCCGGTTTCTAGACCTCTTTGTTTGCATTCGCTCGATGATATAACTTCAGTTGATGCCGAATTTTCAACTCTACTTGGTAAAACTATCTCCTTGCCATCCCGAATGTATCTGGTTTTGGCCGTCAGTTTACGATCAATGAGTTCAACCTCAAACGACGTATCGATTTCAATACATTCCTCTTTAGGATCAATTCTTATTTTGTCGTGATTAGCACCTTGTTCTCTGACCAGTTCAACTATATCAATGCTATCTTTTACCGCGTTAATTTTTCCCCCCACCACTGTAACACTGCCTTTTACCATATCACTTTTTTTGCGCATCAATCTAACACTGCCTTTGATTTTTACTTTGGTCACCAGATATTTAGTTGTTTTCgtttctaaaatgaatttcgTTTCAACAGGTTTACCCTCGGCCAAGTCTGGTCGTACAGTCAGAGTTACTGCATCCCCCTTTGTAGAAGCTGTACCTTCAGTTACCGTTTCACTTTTCTGCATTTCCCTCGCATGTTTATAACCGAGAGACGCTCCCATAAAAGTGAATCCAAATGGAAACTCATGCctctttttcttcattcttGAATGTGCGTAATCACAGGTTGTGGTCAAATTTCTCGATTCTTGATAGCTACATTCTCCTGAGCCACCTGTTTCATCGTTAAATAAAACCGATTTCAATACTTCTTCTTTTGGTTCGCTGGACTCATTCTGCCTTTCTTCCTTCTGCTCCATATTAGAGGAGTGTATATCCGAGTAGTCCAAAACAggtttctttttgaaatagtTCAGAAACCATGGTTTCTTTCTTTCCTTTACCCATTTTTCGGCCAAATCTACAATCAAAAGGTGGTATGGTCCCTGCAAAAAATGAAGCATACAACGAACTTAGTACGGTATATACCAACGTTAGAACAACGAAATGGTTACAGGTTAACAAAAAGAGTTCGTAATCGACAAAAATATGAAGTCTAATGTTTGAAATTTGGCCCTATTTTGATGTTGACCGGATATAACATCATAACATGGTGCGACGAAAAGACTCCCGGGACTAATATACCTAAATCTACATCAGAGCGTTCATACAGTTGAACCTCATTAATACGTTTCTGCTTGAGATAAAACCGGTTTATTACAATGATTTTCAGCATGTCCCAGTTTCAGCCACTTTTGCCCACAAGATGCgtattaacgaggttccaaTGTAGTACTTTGCGCCTACAAATCATATTTAATTTGATGCTTGAAGTTATATTTGTACATTACGGTACTTGTCCCATGCACTTTTTCCTGTAAATATTTTAGTAATTCTGGTATTGTGTACAATATGTGtatattgttttctttttctactGTGATTCGTTGTTCATTGACGATCATGTAATTTGATTGTGATGAATAAACTAACTTGTTACTTGTAACTTGTAATTCGCATACCagtacaggggcggatccaggatttttaCAAGGGCGGGGTCCAGAGATAAGATTTAGGGCAATTACTGTTAGGTAGTGTGAGAAAgaagaaatgatgaaaaatagtaacaaataataattcagtatttcacagtttaatcatattgttattcaaaatacatCTCTTATGCAAAAATGAAACCATTTAGAACAGTTACACCTGAAGACTTTCAAATGTGTTTCATGTACTGTGTTTCATGTAGAGGACCCAAATAAATCTCAACAGTAGTTTGATATGAGGAATCTTATTTTTGAACAAATTAATTGACTCTAAAGCAGCAGTAAATATGATTCAGGGATACAGAATTTTAggttaatattttcaggttaGCCTAATTATATAGAGGATTTGATACTTGAGAGTTTTGGACCCCAATTAATCTCAACAGTAGTTTGATGtaatatgatattcatatttttaacaAATTAATTGACTCTTAAGGAGCAGTAAATATGATACAGAGATACAGAATTGCATACTTAGAAGCTGCCTTAATGTTTTCTTTGTGTTACCGCTTCTCTATTCAGTATTTGGACGGAATTTTTAtgggtgtcactaaacctaagaccccctaAGCCTAAGAACTAAGACCCGTTAGGTCTTATGTTTAGGGGGTCGTAGGTTTAGTATGATCTGGGTCTTCGACGCCCGCTTTCTTATACATTTTTAACGAGACTAATCTATGTTTATTATGTTTTTACAGTCGCCATTATCGATGTTTGTTAATGAAGGGCGGTTCAATATCCAGACACATatgcatatacatatacatatacatatacatatacatatacatatacataggcctatacatatacatatacatatacataggcctatacatatacatatacataggcctatacatatacatatacatatacatatacacatacacatacacatatacatatacatatgcctatacatatacatatacatatgcctatacatatacatatattacgCCAAAAATAGGTTGGCTTCAATACGATAGGATGATATGACTCAACCTTACCAACAGTCGTCGATGTTATTAATTTCGGCcacaaaatgtttatctaatgTAAAGTATGGAAGACCTCAGAcgacatacgagatatgagatataacatacgagatatgagatgcaacatacgagatacgacatatgacatacgagatacgactTATTTACAGTCCGTCCGCTAGCGCCACCACAGtgtatgttttttcaatatttactgCATATAAATCGTTTAACATGGTGACGCGTACAGTCATCGTCAATTATATGAAAACCAACATAGTCAACATTTTACTCAAACCAGAAATAGATTTCTTTTGGATAATGGACACCTGGACCGGACACAACGATATTAGGCCATACTGTGAACACCGTGGACGAGGCGCGCCGGCCGTTCCTCTCCCGCGGGCGacgaaaagtttttcaaatcacaaaactgaaaagatatcaaactgtTCAAGTTCATAATATTATGCTATTTCTTGTCTTCCTTTGGTCTGAAAACGGCCTGGTGTTCAGGAGCCGGGGTTCCGGTTACTCGATGCCTACAGAAAAAATAACTACTGTTCACCGCTCGCCGTAACCGCCGGCTTTTCTGCAtcagaaatcaaaattctaaaaaaaactccGCAGCCGGAAATCCCGCCCCCCCCCTTGTACCCCTCCTCCGCTGTTTGACACCTCTGCCTGAGTTCTTGAATCCCAAACAACCCGGGAACCCGCACATCACCCTGGTATCCAGATTAAGAACTCCCGTGCTCTCTCTCAAGGTTTGAAATCCCCAGCTAAATTCCATCCCTATCGAGCTACCGGGGTAGACTGGTGAGTCCACTAGACCAGCCGTTGAGAGTCGAGACTGGCCAGTTTTCGCTAAATGTCAGGGCAGTATGCGGCACTGTCTTTCTGAAGCCATAGTTTGGGGTCCTCccctgaaaatttgttcaatttaGGTACTTGTGTATTCTGAAGGCTTTTTGGCTATCTTTCTTTTCCGACATCTTTCATGAAAAGGGCCAATGGCTGAATCTGAATAACTTTCATAATCGGAGAATCCAATTTAAGATCATTCTTATCAATTATCATGGCCAGTTTTAAAACTGTTTATTGACAAAAGTACAGGAACCACATAAATAAGTCTTCAGCAAAACACAACAGCTCTTACATTTGTAAAGATAAGAGATCCatggaaatatcaagtaaCATTTCTTTAGACAGGGAATTAGCGGAACACCGGAACGTTGCTCGTATGGTGTGTTTGCACCCGTCGCAAAAAAACGTCGTGATAAACGAAATCAGCTGGACTA is a genomic window of Tubulanus polymorphus chromosome 5, tnTubPoly1.2, whole genome shotgun sequence containing:
- the LOC141906421 gene encoding uncharacterized protein LOC141906421 isoform X1, with amino-acid sequence MADEEGPYHLLIVDLAEKWVKERKKPWFLNYFKKKPVLDYSDIHSSNMEQKEERQNESSEPKEEVLKSVLFNDETGGSGECSYQESRNLTTTCDYAHSRMKKKRHEFPFGFTFMGASLGYKHAREMQKSETVTEGTASTKGDAVTLTVRPDLAEGKPVETKFILETKTTKYLVTKVKIKGSVRLMRKKSDMVKGSVTVVGGKINAVKDSIDIVELVREQGANHDKIRIDPKEECIEIDTSFEVELIDRKLTAKTRYIRDGKEIVLPSRVENSASTEVISSSECKQRGLETGNEARESKCVEGMVNNPMQFKSEIPSQHGSRISNDRCIETTNVAPSDIEEKEDGQAEPKTETPQQPTSDKTSSEFAGIRKPTETPQQPTSDKTSSEFAGIRRPISSAEPENLPAAGSGDNNMSVTDLSKEDTSTFWTDIENKMSKEDHNEVRDYFKSRKALTVMDLSDTSNSLSELIELLDNRNIINKKKNDYVALAKAFRHIEHIPCYLAILKKFEIRKDQIDYKDPVGDWTKFESQHLSKDKFNSLKCYIAFLHEAYGNTPNRRIEDSKSFFDTVGLLFKIGKVDENDHSYLVNVCRNFGCPKLATEIEEHYRCDMNNQENDPNGRASFWSDISGRLGKDALVRLVEKFRENPLTDDDEIRECKRNLFKLLIVLHSKEIIDIVNNKYGKLVSELESIREKRIACDIKEKYGFQQI
- the LOC141906421 gene encoding uncharacterized protein LOC141906421 isoform X2 — encoded protein: MEQKEERQNESSEPKEEVLKSVLFNDETGGSGECSYQESRNLTTTCDYAHSRMKKKRHEFPFGFTFMGASLGYKHAREMQKSETVTEGTASTKGDAVTLTVRPDLAEGKPVETKFILETKTTKYLVTKVKIKGSVRLMRKKSDMVKGSVTVVGGKINAVKDSIDIVELVREQGANHDKIRIDPKEECIEIDTSFEVELIDRKLTAKTRYIRDGKEIVLPSRVENSASTEVISSSECKQRGLETGNEARESKCVEGMVNNPMQFKSEIPSQHGSRISNDRCIETTNVAPSDIEEKEDGQAEPKTETPQQPTSDKTSSEFAGIRKPTETPQQPTSDKTSSEFAGIRRPISSAEPENLPAAGSGDNNMSVTDLSKEDTSTFWTDIENKMSKEDHNEVRDYFKSRKALTVMDLSDTSNSLSELIELLDNRNIINKKKNDYVALAKAFRHIEHIPCYLAILKKFEIRKDQIDYKDPVGDWTKFESQHLSKDKFNSLKCYIAFLHEAYGNTPNRRIEDSKSFFDTVGLLFKIGKVDENDHSYLVNVCRNFGCPKLATEIEEHYRCDMNNQENDPNGRASFWSDISGRLGKDALVRLVEKFRENPLTDDDEIRECKRNLFKLLIVLHSKEIIDIVNNKYGKLVSELESIREKRIACDIKEKYGFQQI